A single genomic interval of Musa acuminata AAA Group cultivar baxijiao chromosome BXJ3-4, Cavendish_Baxijiao_AAA, whole genome shotgun sequence harbors:
- the LOC135637014 gene encoding SKP1-like protein 1, which translates to MAKMITLKSSDGEVFEVDEAVAMESQTIKHMIEDDCAENGIPLPNVTSKILAKVIEYCRKHVDASAAAASKSSDDSSKLADEELKSWDAEFVKVDQATLFDLILAANYLNIKGLLDLTCQTVADMIKGKTPEEIRKTFNIKNDFTPEEEEEVRRENQWAFE; encoded by the exons ATGGCGAAGATGATCACGCTCAAGAGCTCCGATGGCGAGGTGTTCGAGGTCGATGAGGCGGTGGCCATGGAGTCGCAGACGATCAAGCACATGATCGAGGACGACTGCGCTGAGAACGGCATCCCGCTTCCCAACGTGACCTCCAAGATCCTCGCCAAGGTCATCGAGTACTGCAGGAAGCACGTCGACGCCTCTGCTGCTGCCGCCTCCAAATCCTCTGATGACTCTTCCAAGCTCGCCGACGAGGAGCTCAAGTCCTGGGATGCCGAGTTCGTCAAGGTCGATCAGGCTACCCTCTTCGACCTTATCCTG GCTGCAAACTATCTGAATATTAAAGGGCTGCTGGATTTAACTTGCCAAACCGTAGCTGACATGATCAAGGGGAAGACACCGGAGGAGATCCGTAAAACCTTCAACATCAAGAACGACTTCACccccgaggaagaggaagaggtgcGTAGGGAGAACCAGTGGGCCTTTGAGTGA
- the LOC135635060 gene encoding beta-galactosidase 11-like has translation MVVSPETIARSSIRTLFLLTLLVSDVAGRRGGTSQGVTYDRRSLIINGRRELLFSGSVHYPRSTPEMWPEIIASAKHGGLNVIQTYVFWNLHEPVQGQYNFQGKYDVVRFIKLIEKKGMYATLRIGPYIEAEWNYGGFPYWLKEVQNISFRTDNPPFKYHMKRFVEKVVSLMKDEKLFASQGGPIILSQVENEYNNVAHAYKDAGLRYVRWAGNMAVDLKTGVPWVMCKEKSAPGPVINACNGRNCGDTFEVPNNSTKPFLWTENWTAQYRVFGDPPSQRSAEDLAYSVARFFSKNGTLVNYYMYHGGTNFGRSGSSFAMTRYYDEAPLDEFGLHKEPKYGHLSHLHHALRLCNKALLWGVSSVQTFDIDGFEATVYENPGMKACAAFLSNSNRKIEGTVNFKGTDYYLPRRSISILPDCKTVAFNTQKVISQHNARTFHVAKETSMNNQWQMHKDHIPRFRDTRVRSRSTLELFNMTKDTSDYLWYTTSFRLEDDDLPRRHDIRPVLLVSNLGHAMHAFVNGRHAGSGHGTNIEKSFVFHQPIALGAGINHVTILCMTIGLPNSGSYLEHRIAGVHTVVIQGLNTGTLDLSQNGWGHQVGLVGEKLGIFNEKGVNNVNWTQAQNDMPITWYKRYFDAPSGNDPVALDLTSMSKGMVWINGESIGRYWVSYLNPLQKPSQSVYHVPRSLLKPKDNLMVVFEEHRGKPEGIVMMTVKRDNICTFVSELFPGQASSSLRESSKLGTVAHPEARLKCTGKKVIHSIAFASFGNPEGLCGNYSRGSCHAPQTKAVVEKACLGKKSCALSMSYEAYGADINCVGTTGTLAVHAKCALGSALQVTSSIG, from the exons ATGGTGGTGTCGCCGGAGACCATTGCCAGGTCGTCGATCCGAACTCTCTTCCTCTTGACCCTGCTGGTTAGCGACGTTGCAGGCCGTAGAGGTGGTACCTCCCAAGGAGTTACGTACGATCGCCGCTCGCTGATCATAAACGGCAGGAGAGAGCTTCTCTTCTCGGGGTCCGTCCACTACCCCAGAAGCACGCCCGAG ATGTGGCCAGAGATCATCGCGAGCGCTAAGCATGGCGGGCTAAATGTGATCCAAACCTACGTGTTTTGGAACCTCCACGAGCCTGTGCAGGGGCAG TACAACTTTCAAGGGAAGTATGACGTGGTGAGATTCATCAAGCTGATCGAGAAGAAAGGAATGTATGCGACGCTAAGGATCGGTCCCTACATCGAGGCCGAATGGAACTATGG AGGGTTTCCATATTGGTTGAAGGAGGTCCAGAACATTAGCTTTCGGACAGACAATCCACCCTTCAAG TATCATATGAAAAGATTTGTGGAAAAGGTGGTTTCCCTGATGAAGGATGAGAAACTCTTTGCTTCCCAAGGTGGTCCTATCATTCTCTCACAG GTTGAGAACGAGTACAATAATGTGGCTCATGCATACAAAGACGCAGGACTGAGATACGTGCGGTGGGCAGGCAACATGGCTGTGGATCTCAAGACCGGAGTGCCATGGGTGATGTGCAAGGAGAAGTCTGCTCCAGGTCCAGTG ATCAATGCATGCAACGGAAGGAACTGTGGAGACACTTTCGAAGTCCCTAATAATTCGACCAAGCCCTTCCTGTGGACAGAGAACTGGACTGCTCA ATACAGAGTGTTTGGTGACCCGCCATCTCAAAGATCAGCAGAGGATCTTGCATACTCTGTCGCTCGGTTCTTCTCGAAGAATGGAACACTAGTAAACTACTACATG TATCATGGAGGAACAAACTTTGGAAGGTCAGGTTCCTCTTTCGCCATGACGCGGTATTATGACGAGGCTCCTCTGGATGAATTTG GTCTGCACAAGGAGCCCAAGTACGGACACCTCAGCCACCTGCACCATGCTTTGCGGCTGTGCAATAAGGCTTTACTCTGGGGAGTCTCTTCTGTCCAAACATTCGACATAGATGGTTTCGAG GCGACGGTGTATGAGAATCCTGGTATGAAGGCTTGTGCTGCTTTCCTCTCCAATAGCAATCGGAAAATAGAAGGCACCGTCAACTTCAAAGGTACAGATTACTATCTGCCTCGACGCTCCATCAGCATCCTCCCGGACTGTAAGACCGTGGCCTTCAATACTCAGAAG GTGATTTCACAGCACAATGCGAGGACGTTCCATGTAGCCAAGGAAACCAGCATGAACAACCAGTGGCAGATGCACAAGGACCACATTCCGAGATTTCGCGATACTCGGGTTAGATCAAGAAGTACCTTAGAGCTGTTCAACATGACCAAGGACACATCTGACTACCTGTGGTACACCACAAG CTTCAGGTTAGAGGATGATGATTTACCCAGGAGGCATGACATCCGCCCTGTCTTGCTGGTCTCAAACCTTGGCCATGCAATGCATGCTTTCGTCAATGGAAGGCACGCAG GGTCTGGACATGGTACCAACATCGAGAAAAGCTTCGTCTTCCATCAACCAATCGCTCTAGGAGCAGGAATCAACCACGTAACCATATTGTGCATGACAATTGGATTACCG AATAGCGGATCGTACTTGGAACACAGAATTGCCGGCGTTCATACCGTCGTCATCCAAGGTCTTAACACGGGAACCCTGGACTTGTCGCAAAATGGATGGGGTCATCAG GTTGGATTGGTAGGTGAGAAGCTGGGCATATTCAACGAGAAAGGAGTCAACAATGTTAACTGGACGCAGGCTCAGAATGACATGCCGATCACATGGTACAAG AGATACTTCGATGCTCCTTCTGGAAATGACCCTGTTGCTTTGGATTTGACCTCGATGAGCAAAGGAATGGTATGGATCAATGGCGAGAGCATAGGTCGATACTGGGTGTCCTACCTCAATCCCCTACAAAAGCCTTCTCAATCAGT GTATCACGTTCCTCGATCCTTGCTGAAGCCGAAGGACAACCTCATGGTCGTCTTCGAGGAGCACCGAGGGAAGCCAGAGGGCATCGTGATGATGACAGTGAAGAGGGACAACATCTGCACATTCGTCTCAGAGCTCTTCCCGGGACAGGCGTCGTCGTCGCTGAGGGAGAGCAGCAAGCTCGGGACGGTGGCACACCCAGAGGCTCGTTTGAAGTGTACAGGGAAGAAGGTGATCCATTCCATTGCCTTCGCCAGCTTCGGCAACCCCGAAGGCTTGTGCGGCAACTACTCCCGGGGGTCTTGCCATGCTCCACAGACCAAAGCTGTGGTCGAGAAG GCCTGCTTGGGAAAGAAGAGCTGCGCGTTGTCGATGTCGTACGAAGCCTATGGAGCAGACATCAACTGCGTAGGGACGACAGGCACACTCGCAGTCCATGCTAAATGTGCACTCGGGAGCGCTTTGCAAGTAACTTCTTCAATCGGATAG
- the LOC135636250 gene encoding cytochrome b-c1 complex subunit 6, mitochondrial-like — protein MGGCASKPTTTEGQAPEAPPANNSAPTDVIVTATATAEAAEVVAESNETAEESKEETSSEAKPQEAEPAVEGGEHKAEEKEEKSAEEVATATAQTS, from the exons ATGGGCGGCTGTGCGAGTAAACCGACGACCACCGAAGGCCAGGCTCCTGAGGCGCCACCAGCCAATAACTCAGCTCCCACCGACGTGATcgtcaccgccaccgccaccgccgagGCCGCTGAG GTCGTGGCGGAATCCAACGAGACTGCCGAGGAGAGCAAGGAAGAGACATCGAGTGAGGCGAAGCCCCAAGAGGCTGAGCCTGCTGTGGAAGGAGGCGAGCACAAGGccgaggagaaggaggagaagagcGCGGAGGAAGTGGCCACTGCGACTGCACAGACGTCCTAA
- the LOC135636957 gene encoding E3 ubiquitin ligase BIG BROTHER-related-like: MENGQESGAGSKHATDGGNPNPNTITTSSPTAGDAPPPAEAGPPPPSPPPARTPFTSLSQVDADLALARALQEQERAYAMLRMNGVDDSDYESSDAGSYDYDGEEDEDGVGDEPERVVEEDDGSIEGSDYDEDAFDANDSDADPAEFEDDEAFARALQDAEEREVAVRLMALTGLNEWASDDHGDHGSNSQDTWQEVDPDEYSYEELVALGEVVGTESRGLSADTIAALPSVIYKAENAQDGSAEQCVICRLEYEEGDSLVLLSCKHKYHSECVNKWLQINKVCPVCSAEVSTSER; encoded by the exons ATGGAGAACGGCCAAGAAAGCGGCGCCGGAAGCAAACATGCCACCGATGGTGGGAACCCTAATCCCAACACGATCACGACGTCTTCGCCGACTGCCGGGGACGCGCCGCCCCCCGCTGAGGCGGGGCCCCCTCCCCCTTCGCCGCCCCCGGCCCGCACGCCTTTCACCAGCCTCAGCCAGGTCGATGCCGACCTTGCCCTCGCTCGCGCCCTCCAAGAACAG GAGAGGGCGTACGCGATGCTGAGGATGAACGGCGTTGATGACAGCGATTACGAGAGTTCTGACGCCGGAAGCTACGATTACGAtggggaggaggatgaggatggGGTGGGAGACGAGCCGGAACGTGTCGTCGAGGAGGATGACGGGAGCATCGAGGGGAGCGACTACGACGAGGACGCGTTTGACGCCAATGATTCTGATGCCGATCCAGCTGAGTTTGAAGACGATGAGGCATTCGCAAGGGCACTGCAGGACGCCGAAGAGCGGGAGGTGGCTGTACGATTGATGGCCCTCACAGGATTGAACGAAT GGGCGTCGGATGATCATGGGGACCATGGCAGTAACTCTCAG GATACTTGGCAAGAGGTTGATCCAGATGAATACTCATATGAG GAATTGGTTGCACTAGGTGAGGTAGTTGGAACCGAAAGCAGAGGTCTTTCTGCTGATACAATTGCCGCTTTGCCTTCAGTAATTTACAAAGCAGAAAATGCGCAAGATGGCAGTGCTGAACA GTGTGTTATATGCCGGCTGGAGTACGAGGAAGGTGATTCTTTGGTGTTGCTTTCTTGCAAGCATAAATACCACTCTGAATGCGTAAACAAGTGGCTCCAGATAAACAAG GTATGTCCTGTCTGCAGTGCTGAGGTCTCTACGTCGGAGAGATGA
- the LOC135636958 gene encoding non-specific lipid transfer protein GPI-anchored 7-like, producing MTSEGSPPHRIALDAVPVQVDEPEFLGGLERLFRRRSVLATGDTSQLGCCVAAFLWSFGERGEGDWWTEMGVHFAAGLMAMAVVAAAVAGSAAQSPPDCVSNLVGCAGYLNSTTTPPDSCCKPLKQAAKTQLPCLCSLFNNTAVLRAFNVNITQAIQMSKRCGVSTDQRACETATASGTTATPSSSNNDTGSSAGKDSSSANKVTSIGLPGLVSLLLCWWALMT from the exons ATGACGAGTGAGGGCTCGCCACCCCATCGAATAGCTCTGGACGCTGTCCCGGTGCAGGTAGATGAGCCCGAGTTCCTCGGCGGTTTGGAGCGTTTATTTAGGCGTCGCAGTGTGCTCGCGACGGGCGACACGAGTCAGTTGGGGTGCTGTGTTGCTGCTTTTCTTTGGTCTTTTGGGGAAAGGGGGGAAGGAGACTGGTGGACGGAGATGGGCGTCCATTTCGCTGCGGGTCTGATGGCGATGGCTGTGGTGGCGGCCGCGGTGGCGGGATCGGCGGCGCAGTCGCCGCCGGATTGCGTGTCGAATCTGGTGGGTTGCGCTGGGTACCTGAACTCGACGACTACGCCGCCGGATTCCTGCTGCAAGCCACTGAAGCAGGCGGCCAAGACTCAGCTGCCCTGCCTCTGCTCCCTCTTCAACAACACCGCCGTCCTCAGGGCCTTCAACGTCAACATCACCCAGGCCATCCAGATGTCCAAGCGCTGCGGCGTCTCTACCGACCAGCGCGCCTGCGAAACCGCCACGGCCAGCGGCACCA CTGCAACTCCATCGTCCTCCAACAATGACACCG GTTCTTCTGCAGGCAAAGACAGTAGCTCTGCAAATAAGGTGACATCAATCGGATTGCCTGGCCTGGTGAGCTTACTGTTATGCTGGTGGGCTCTCATGACATAG